In Marmota flaviventris isolate mMarFla1 chromosome 17, mMarFla1.hap1, whole genome shotgun sequence, a single genomic region encodes these proteins:
- the Srebf1 gene encoding sterol regulatory element-binding protein 1 isoform X2 — MDGPSFGETALEQALAELCELDTTLLTDMEDMLQLINNQDSDFPGLFDPPYAGGGAGDTEPASPSASSPGGLSPSPASLSSPLEAFLGDPKAASPPLSPPQSAPTPLNMYPSVSPFSPGPGIKEEPVPLTILQPPTPQPLSGTLLPQSFASSAPPQFNSAPVLGYSNLPGSFSAGTPPGSTQQPLPGLPLASPPGVPPVSLHSQVQSTAPQQLLTATAAPGTTTVTSQIQQVPVLLQPHFIKADSLLLTTMKTDVGATVKAAGISSLAPSTAVQTAPLQTLMSGGTILATVPLVVDTDKLPINRLAAGSKAAGSAQSRGEKRTAHNAIEKRYRSSINDKIVELKDLVVGPEAKLNKSAVLRKAIDYIRFLQHSNQKLKQENLSLRTAAHKSKSLKDLVSTCSSKGNTDVPMEGVKTELVDTLTPPPSDASSPSQSSPLSLGSRGSGSGSSSSDSEPDSPVFEDSQVKPEQLSSPHSLGMLDRSRLALCTLVFLCLSCNPLASLLGGWTLPGPSDTVGIHHSSGRSMLGTEGRDGPDWAQWLLPPVVWLVNGLVVLAFLAFLFVCGEPVTRPHSGPAVNFWRHRKQADLDLARGDFAQAAQQLWLALQALGRPLPTSHLDLACSLLWNLIRHLLQRLWVGRWLAGHAGGLRRDCTLRADARTSARDAALVYHKLHQLHTMGKYTGGHLAATNLALSALNLAECAGDAVSMATLAEIYVAAALRVKTSLPRVLHFLTRFFLSSARQACLAQSGSVPLAMQWLCHPVGHRFFVDGDWAVRSAPRESLYSLAGNPVDPLAQVTQLFREHLLERALNSVAQPSPNPSPGSADGDREFSDALGYLQLLTSCSDAAGAPACSFSISSSMAATTGTDPVAKWWGSLTAVVIHWLRRDEEAAERLYPLVEHLPRALQETEKPLPKAALHSFKAARAVLGRGKAESGPANLAICEKASGYLRDSLATTPTGSSIDKAMQLLLCDLLLVVRTSLWRQQQPPTSAQVAQGAGSGPQASALELRGFQRDLSGLRCLAQSFRPAMRRVFLHEATARLMAGASPTRTHQLLDRSLRRRAGPGGKGAAGELDPRPTRREHAEALLLASCYLPPGFLSAPGQRVGMLTEAARTLEKLGDHRLLHDCQQMLMRLGGGTTVTSS; from the exons ACATGCTCCAGCTCATCAACAACCAAGACAGCGACTTCCCTGGCCTGTTTGATCCACCCtatgctgggggtggggcaggggacacAGAGCCTGCCAGCCCCAGTGCCAGTTCCCCAGGCGGCTTGTCTCCGTCTCCTGCCTCACTGAGCTCCCCTCTGGAAGCCTTCCTGGGGGACCCTAAGGCGGCATCCCCACCTTTGTCCCCTCCCCAGTCTGCACCCACCCCCTTGAACATGTACCCATCTGTGTCCCCCTTCTCCCCTGGACCTGGTATCAAAGAAGAGCCAGTGCCACTAACCATCCTGCAGCCCCCTACCCCACAACCCCTGTCGGGGACCCTCCTACCCCAGAGTTTTGCATCCTCAGCCCCCCCACAGTTCAACTCAGCCCCTGTGTTGGGTTACTCCAACCTTCCTGGAAGCTTCTCAGCAG GGACCCCTCCTGGGAGCACCCAGCAGCCGCTGCCTGGCCTGCCACTGGCTTCCCCGCCAGGGGTCCCACCTGTCTCCTTGCATAGCCAGGTCCAGAGTACGGCCCCCCAGCAGCTGCTGACAGCCACAGCGGCCCCTGGAACGACCACTGTAACTTCACAGATCCAGCAGGTCCCG GTCCTGCTGCAGCCCCACTTCATCAAGGCAGACTCCCTGCTCCTGACCACCATGAAGACCGATGTGGGGGCCACTGTGAAGGCTGCGGGTATCAGCTCCCTGGCCCCCAGCACAGCTGTACAGACGGCGCCCTTGCAG ACCCTGATGAGTGGAGGAACCATCCTGGCCACAGTCCCGCTGGTTGTGGACACTGACAAGCTGCCCATTAACCGGCTGGCAGCCGGCAGCAAGGCTGCGGGCTCAGCCCAGAGCCGTGGCGAGAAGCGCACAGCCCACAATGCCATCGAGAAGCGCTACCGCTCTTCCATCAATGACAAGATAGTGGAACTCAAGGACCTGGTGGTGGGCCCCGAGGCAAAG CTGAATAAATCTGCTGTCTTGCGCAAGGCCATCGACTACATCCGCTTCTTACAACACAGCAACCAGAAACTCAAGCAGGAGAACCTAAGTCTGCGAACTGCTGCCCACAAGAGCA AATCACTAAAGGATCTGGTGTCCACTTGCAGCAGTAAAGGAAACACAGATGTGCCCATGGAGGGTGTGAAGACTGAGCTGGTGGACACACTGACCCCACCACCTTCAGATGCCAGCTCACCCTCCCAGAGCAGCCCCTTGTCCCTTGGCAGCCGGGGTAGTGGCAGTGGTAGCAGCAGCAGTGACTCGGAGCCTGACAGCCCAGTCTTTGAGGACAGCCAG GTGAAGCCAGAACAGCTGTCATCTCCCCACAGCCTGGGCATGCTGGACCGCTCCCGCCTGGCCCTGTGCACACTTGTCTTCCTTTGTCTGTCCTGTAACCCCCTGGCCTCCCTGCTGGGTGGCTGGACGCTTCCTGGCCCCTCGGATACTGTGGGTATCCACCACAGTTCTGGGCGCAGCATGCTGGGCACCGAGGGCAGAG ATGGCCCTGACTGGGCCCAGTGGCTGCTGCCCCCTGTGGTCTGGCTGGTCAATGGGCTAGTGGTGCTGGCCTTCTTGGCATTTCTCTTTGTCTGTGGGGAGCCGGTGACACGGCCCCACTCTGGCCCTGCTGTGAACTTCTGGAGACATCGCAAGCAGGCTGACCTGGACCTGGCCCGG GGGGACTTCGCCCAGGCTGCTCAGCAGCTGTGGCTGGCCTTGCAGGCACTGGGCAGgcccctgcccacctcccacCTGGACCTGGCCTGCAGCCTGCTCTGGAACCTCATTCGCCACCTGCTGCAGCGACTCTGGGTGGGCCGCTGGCTGGCCGGCCATGCTGGGGGCCTGAGAAGGGACTGTACCTTGAGGGCGGACGCACGCACCAGCGCCCGAGATGCGGCCCTCGTCTACCATAAGCTGCACCAGCTGCACACCATGG GGAAGTACACGGGTGGGCACCTGGCTGCCACCAACCTGGCACTGAGTGCTCTGAACCTGGCAGAGTGTGCGGGGGATGCTGTGTCCATGGCAACGCTGGCGGAGATCTATGTGGCAGCTGCCCTGAGGGTCAAGACCAGTCTGCCCAGGGTCCTGCACTTTCTGACA cgCTTCTTCCTGAGTAGCGCCCGCCAGGcctgcctggcacagagtggCTCAGTGCCTCTTGCCATGCAGTGGCTCTGCCACCCCGTGGGCCACCGTTTCTTCGTGGATGGGGACTGGGCCGTGCGCAGTGCCCCGCGGGAAAGCCTGTACAGCTTGGCCGGGAACCCAG TGGACCCCCTGGCCCAGGTGACACAGCTTTTCCGTGAACATCTCCTGGAGCGTGCACTGAACTCTgtggcccagcccagccccaaccccagccccgggTCAGCTGATGGGGACAG GGAATTCTCAGATGCCCTCGGATACCTGCAGCTGCTGACCAGTTGTTCTGATGCTGCTGGGGCTCCTGCGTGCAGCTTCTCCATCAGCTCTAGCATGGCTGCCACCACCG GCACAGACCCCGTGGCCAAGTGGTGGGGCTCACTGACGGCGGTGGTGATTCACTGGCTGCGGCGGGATGAGGAGGCAGCTGAGCGGCTCTACCCCTTGGTGGAGCATCTGCCCCGTGCCCTGCAGGAGACCGA GAAACCCCTGCCCAAGGCGGCCCTGCACTCCTTCAAGGCTGCCCGGGCTGTGTTGGGTCGTGGAAAGGCAGAGTCTGGCCCAGCCAACCTGGCCATCTGTGAGAAGGCCAGCGGGTACCTGAGGGACAGCCTGGCCACCACACCAACTGGCAGCTCCATTGACAAG GCCATGCAGCTGCTCCTGTGTGACCTGCTCCTGGTGGTCCGCACTAGCCTGTGGAGGCAGCAGCAGCCCCCAACTTCAGCACAGGTGGCTCAGGGTGCTGGCAGCGGGCCCCAGGCCTCTGCCCTCGAGCTACGTGGCTTCCAAAGGGACCTGAGCGGCCTGAGGTGTCTGGCACAGAGCTTCCGTCCTGCCATGAGGAGG GTGTTCTTACACGAGGCCACAGCCCGGCTGATGGCAGGGGCCAGCCCTACCCGAACACACCAACTCTTGGACCGCAGTCTGAGGAGGAGGGCAGGTCCTGGTGGCAAAG GCGCGGCGGGGGAGCTGGACCCGCGGCCCACGCGGCGGGAGCACGCAGAAGCTCTGCTACTGGCCTCCTGCTACCTGCCGCCCGGCTTCCTCTCGGCGCCGGGGCAGCGCGTGGGCATGCTGACCGAGGCGGCTCGCACGCTTGAGAAGCTGGGCGATCACCGGCTTCTGCACGACTGCCAGCAGATGCTCATGCGCCTGGGTGGTGGGACTACAGTTACCTCCAGCTAG
- the Srebf1 gene encoding sterol regulatory element-binding protein 1 isoform X1, producing MDGPSFGETALEQALAELCELDTTLLTDMEDMLQLINNQDSDFPGLFDPPYAGGGAGDTEPASPSASSPGGLSPSPASLSSPLEAFLGDPKAASPPLSPPQSAPTPLNMYPSVSPFSPGPGIKEEPVPLTILQPPTPQPLSGTLLPQSFASSAPPQFNSAPVLGYSNLPGSFSAGTPPGSTQQPLPGLPLASPPGVPPVSLHSQVQSTAPQQLLTATAAPGTTTVTSQIQQVPVLLQPHFIKADSLLLTTMKTDVGATVKAAGISSLAPSTAVQTAPLQTLMSGGTILATVPLVVDTDKLPINRLAAGSKAAGSAQSRGEKRTAHNAIEKRYRSSINDKIVELKDLVVGPEAKLNKSAVLRKAIDYIRFLQHSNQKLKQENLSLRTAAHKSTESLKDLVSTCSSKGNTDVPMEGVKTELVDTLTPPPSDASSPSQSSPLSLGSRGSGSGSSSSDSEPDSPVFEDSQVKPEQLSSPHSLGMLDRSRLALCTLVFLCLSCNPLASLLGGWTLPGPSDTVGIHHSSGRSMLGTEGRDGPDWAQWLLPPVVWLVNGLVVLAFLAFLFVCGEPVTRPHSGPAVNFWRHRKQADLDLARGDFAQAAQQLWLALQALGRPLPTSHLDLACSLLWNLIRHLLQRLWVGRWLAGHAGGLRRDCTLRADARTSARDAALVYHKLHQLHTMGKYTGGHLAATNLALSALNLAECAGDAVSMATLAEIYVAAALRVKTSLPRVLHFLTRFFLSSARQACLAQSGSVPLAMQWLCHPVGHRFFVDGDWAVRSAPRESLYSLAGNPVDPLAQVTQLFREHLLERALNSVAQPSPNPSPGSADGDREFSDALGYLQLLTSCSDAAGAPACSFSISSSMAATTGTDPVAKWWGSLTAVVIHWLRRDEEAAERLYPLVEHLPRALQETEKPLPKAALHSFKAARAVLGRGKAESGPANLAICEKASGYLRDSLATTPTGSSIDKAMQLLLCDLLLVVRTSLWRQQQPPTSAQVAQGAGSGPQASALELRGFQRDLSGLRCLAQSFRPAMRRVFLHEATARLMAGASPTRTHQLLDRSLRRRAGPGGKGAAGELDPRPTRREHAEALLLASCYLPPGFLSAPGQRVGMLTEAARTLEKLGDHRLLHDCQQMLMRLGGGTTVTSS from the exons ACATGCTCCAGCTCATCAACAACCAAGACAGCGACTTCCCTGGCCTGTTTGATCCACCCtatgctgggggtggggcaggggacacAGAGCCTGCCAGCCCCAGTGCCAGTTCCCCAGGCGGCTTGTCTCCGTCTCCTGCCTCACTGAGCTCCCCTCTGGAAGCCTTCCTGGGGGACCCTAAGGCGGCATCCCCACCTTTGTCCCCTCCCCAGTCTGCACCCACCCCCTTGAACATGTACCCATCTGTGTCCCCCTTCTCCCCTGGACCTGGTATCAAAGAAGAGCCAGTGCCACTAACCATCCTGCAGCCCCCTACCCCACAACCCCTGTCGGGGACCCTCCTACCCCAGAGTTTTGCATCCTCAGCCCCCCCACAGTTCAACTCAGCCCCTGTGTTGGGTTACTCCAACCTTCCTGGAAGCTTCTCAGCAG GGACCCCTCCTGGGAGCACCCAGCAGCCGCTGCCTGGCCTGCCACTGGCTTCCCCGCCAGGGGTCCCACCTGTCTCCTTGCATAGCCAGGTCCAGAGTACGGCCCCCCAGCAGCTGCTGACAGCCACAGCGGCCCCTGGAACGACCACTGTAACTTCACAGATCCAGCAGGTCCCG GTCCTGCTGCAGCCCCACTTCATCAAGGCAGACTCCCTGCTCCTGACCACCATGAAGACCGATGTGGGGGCCACTGTGAAGGCTGCGGGTATCAGCTCCCTGGCCCCCAGCACAGCTGTACAGACGGCGCCCTTGCAG ACCCTGATGAGTGGAGGAACCATCCTGGCCACAGTCCCGCTGGTTGTGGACACTGACAAGCTGCCCATTAACCGGCTGGCAGCCGGCAGCAAGGCTGCGGGCTCAGCCCAGAGCCGTGGCGAGAAGCGCACAGCCCACAATGCCATCGAGAAGCGCTACCGCTCTTCCATCAATGACAAGATAGTGGAACTCAAGGACCTGGTGGTGGGCCCCGAGGCAAAG CTGAATAAATCTGCTGTCTTGCGCAAGGCCATCGACTACATCCGCTTCTTACAACACAGCAACCAGAAACTCAAGCAGGAGAACCTAAGTCTGCGAACTGCTGCCCACAAGAGCA CAGAATCACTAAAGGATCTGGTGTCCACTTGCAGCAGTAAAGGAAACACAGATGTGCCCATGGAGGGTGTGAAGACTGAGCTGGTGGACACACTGACCCCACCACCTTCAGATGCCAGCTCACCCTCCCAGAGCAGCCCCTTGTCCCTTGGCAGCCGGGGTAGTGGCAGTGGTAGCAGCAGCAGTGACTCGGAGCCTGACAGCCCAGTCTTTGAGGACAGCCAG GTGAAGCCAGAACAGCTGTCATCTCCCCACAGCCTGGGCATGCTGGACCGCTCCCGCCTGGCCCTGTGCACACTTGTCTTCCTTTGTCTGTCCTGTAACCCCCTGGCCTCCCTGCTGGGTGGCTGGACGCTTCCTGGCCCCTCGGATACTGTGGGTATCCACCACAGTTCTGGGCGCAGCATGCTGGGCACCGAGGGCAGAG ATGGCCCTGACTGGGCCCAGTGGCTGCTGCCCCCTGTGGTCTGGCTGGTCAATGGGCTAGTGGTGCTGGCCTTCTTGGCATTTCTCTTTGTCTGTGGGGAGCCGGTGACACGGCCCCACTCTGGCCCTGCTGTGAACTTCTGGAGACATCGCAAGCAGGCTGACCTGGACCTGGCCCGG GGGGACTTCGCCCAGGCTGCTCAGCAGCTGTGGCTGGCCTTGCAGGCACTGGGCAGgcccctgcccacctcccacCTGGACCTGGCCTGCAGCCTGCTCTGGAACCTCATTCGCCACCTGCTGCAGCGACTCTGGGTGGGCCGCTGGCTGGCCGGCCATGCTGGGGGCCTGAGAAGGGACTGTACCTTGAGGGCGGACGCACGCACCAGCGCCCGAGATGCGGCCCTCGTCTACCATAAGCTGCACCAGCTGCACACCATGG GGAAGTACACGGGTGGGCACCTGGCTGCCACCAACCTGGCACTGAGTGCTCTGAACCTGGCAGAGTGTGCGGGGGATGCTGTGTCCATGGCAACGCTGGCGGAGATCTATGTGGCAGCTGCCCTGAGGGTCAAGACCAGTCTGCCCAGGGTCCTGCACTTTCTGACA cgCTTCTTCCTGAGTAGCGCCCGCCAGGcctgcctggcacagagtggCTCAGTGCCTCTTGCCATGCAGTGGCTCTGCCACCCCGTGGGCCACCGTTTCTTCGTGGATGGGGACTGGGCCGTGCGCAGTGCCCCGCGGGAAAGCCTGTACAGCTTGGCCGGGAACCCAG TGGACCCCCTGGCCCAGGTGACACAGCTTTTCCGTGAACATCTCCTGGAGCGTGCACTGAACTCTgtggcccagcccagccccaaccccagccccgggTCAGCTGATGGGGACAG GGAATTCTCAGATGCCCTCGGATACCTGCAGCTGCTGACCAGTTGTTCTGATGCTGCTGGGGCTCCTGCGTGCAGCTTCTCCATCAGCTCTAGCATGGCTGCCACCACCG GCACAGACCCCGTGGCCAAGTGGTGGGGCTCACTGACGGCGGTGGTGATTCACTGGCTGCGGCGGGATGAGGAGGCAGCTGAGCGGCTCTACCCCTTGGTGGAGCATCTGCCCCGTGCCCTGCAGGAGACCGA GAAACCCCTGCCCAAGGCGGCCCTGCACTCCTTCAAGGCTGCCCGGGCTGTGTTGGGTCGTGGAAAGGCAGAGTCTGGCCCAGCCAACCTGGCCATCTGTGAGAAGGCCAGCGGGTACCTGAGGGACAGCCTGGCCACCACACCAACTGGCAGCTCCATTGACAAG GCCATGCAGCTGCTCCTGTGTGACCTGCTCCTGGTGGTCCGCACTAGCCTGTGGAGGCAGCAGCAGCCCCCAACTTCAGCACAGGTGGCTCAGGGTGCTGGCAGCGGGCCCCAGGCCTCTGCCCTCGAGCTACGTGGCTTCCAAAGGGACCTGAGCGGCCTGAGGTGTCTGGCACAGAGCTTCCGTCCTGCCATGAGGAGG GTGTTCTTACACGAGGCCACAGCCCGGCTGATGGCAGGGGCCAGCCCTACCCGAACACACCAACTCTTGGACCGCAGTCTGAGGAGGAGGGCAGGTCCTGGTGGCAAAG GCGCGGCGGGGGAGCTGGACCCGCGGCCCACGCGGCGGGAGCACGCAGAAGCTCTGCTACTGGCCTCCTGCTACCTGCCGCCCGGCTTCCTCTCGGCGCCGGGGCAGCGCGTGGGCATGCTGACCGAGGCGGCTCGCACGCTTGAGAAGCTGGGCGATCACCGGCTTCTGCACGACTGCCAGCAGATGCTCATGCGCCTGGGTGGTGGGACTACAGTTACCTCCAGCTAG
- the Srebf1 gene encoding sterol regulatory element-binding protein 1 isoform X3: MDGPSFGETALEQALAELCELDTTLLTDMEDMLQLINNQDSDFPGLFDPPYAGGGAGDTEPASPSASSPGGLSPSPASLSSPLEAFLGDPKAASPPLSPPQSAPTPLNMYPSVSPFSPGPGIKEEPVPLTILQPPTPQPLSGTLLPQSFASSAPPQFNSAPVLGYSNLPGSFSAGTPPGSTQQPLPGLPLASPPGVPPVSLHSQVQSTAPQQLLTATAAPGTTTVTSQIQQVLLQPHFIKADSLLLTTMKTDVGATVKAAGISSLAPSTAVQTAPLQTLMSGGTILATVPLVVDTDKLPINRLAAGSKAAGSAQSRGEKRTAHNAIEKRYRSSINDKIVELKDLVVGPEAKLNKSAVLRKAIDYIRFLQHSNQKLKQENLSLRTAAHKSKSLKDLVSTCSSKGNTDVPMEGVKTELVDTLTPPPSDASSPSQSSPLSLGSRGSGSGSSSSDSEPDSPVFEDSQVKPEQLSSPHSLGMLDRSRLALCTLVFLCLSCNPLASLLGGWTLPGPSDTVGIHHSSGRSMLGTEGRDGPDWAQWLLPPVVWLVNGLVVLAFLAFLFVCGEPVTRPHSGPAVNFWRHRKQADLDLARGDFAQAAQQLWLALQALGRPLPTSHLDLACSLLWNLIRHLLQRLWVGRWLAGHAGGLRRDCTLRADARTSARDAALVYHKLHQLHTMGKYTGGHLAATNLALSALNLAECAGDAVSMATLAEIYVAAALRVKTSLPRVLHFLTRFFLSSARQACLAQSGSVPLAMQWLCHPVGHRFFVDGDWAVRSAPRESLYSLAGNPVDPLAQVTQLFREHLLERALNSVAQPSPNPSPGSADGDREFSDALGYLQLLTSCSDAAGAPACSFSISSSMAATTGTDPVAKWWGSLTAVVIHWLRRDEEAAERLYPLVEHLPRALQETEKPLPKAALHSFKAARAVLGRGKAESGPANLAICEKASGYLRDSLATTPTGSSIDKAMQLLLCDLLLVVRTSLWRQQQPPTSAQVAQGAGSGPQASALELRGFQRDLSGLRCLAQSFRPAMRRVFLHEATARLMAGASPTRTHQLLDRSLRRRAGPGGKGAAGELDPRPTRREHAEALLLASCYLPPGFLSAPGQRVGMLTEAARTLEKLGDHRLLHDCQQMLMRLGGGTTVTSS; this comes from the exons ACATGCTCCAGCTCATCAACAACCAAGACAGCGACTTCCCTGGCCTGTTTGATCCACCCtatgctgggggtggggcaggggacacAGAGCCTGCCAGCCCCAGTGCCAGTTCCCCAGGCGGCTTGTCTCCGTCTCCTGCCTCACTGAGCTCCCCTCTGGAAGCCTTCCTGGGGGACCCTAAGGCGGCATCCCCACCTTTGTCCCCTCCCCAGTCTGCACCCACCCCCTTGAACATGTACCCATCTGTGTCCCCCTTCTCCCCTGGACCTGGTATCAAAGAAGAGCCAGTGCCACTAACCATCCTGCAGCCCCCTACCCCACAACCCCTGTCGGGGACCCTCCTACCCCAGAGTTTTGCATCCTCAGCCCCCCCACAGTTCAACTCAGCCCCTGTGTTGGGTTACTCCAACCTTCCTGGAAGCTTCTCAGCAG GGACCCCTCCTGGGAGCACCCAGCAGCCGCTGCCTGGCCTGCCACTGGCTTCCCCGCCAGGGGTCCCACCTGTCTCCTTGCATAGCCAGGTCCAGAGTACGGCCCCCCAGCAGCTGCTGACAGCCACAGCGGCCCCTGGAACGACCACTGTAACTTCACAGATCCAGCAG GTCCTGCTGCAGCCCCACTTCATCAAGGCAGACTCCCTGCTCCTGACCACCATGAAGACCGATGTGGGGGCCACTGTGAAGGCTGCGGGTATCAGCTCCCTGGCCCCCAGCACAGCTGTACAGACGGCGCCCTTGCAG ACCCTGATGAGTGGAGGAACCATCCTGGCCACAGTCCCGCTGGTTGTGGACACTGACAAGCTGCCCATTAACCGGCTGGCAGCCGGCAGCAAGGCTGCGGGCTCAGCCCAGAGCCGTGGCGAGAAGCGCACAGCCCACAATGCCATCGAGAAGCGCTACCGCTCTTCCATCAATGACAAGATAGTGGAACTCAAGGACCTGGTGGTGGGCCCCGAGGCAAAG CTGAATAAATCTGCTGTCTTGCGCAAGGCCATCGACTACATCCGCTTCTTACAACACAGCAACCAGAAACTCAAGCAGGAGAACCTAAGTCTGCGAACTGCTGCCCACAAGAGCA AATCACTAAAGGATCTGGTGTCCACTTGCAGCAGTAAAGGAAACACAGATGTGCCCATGGAGGGTGTGAAGACTGAGCTGGTGGACACACTGACCCCACCACCTTCAGATGCCAGCTCACCCTCCCAGAGCAGCCCCTTGTCCCTTGGCAGCCGGGGTAGTGGCAGTGGTAGCAGCAGCAGTGACTCGGAGCCTGACAGCCCAGTCTTTGAGGACAGCCAG GTGAAGCCAGAACAGCTGTCATCTCCCCACAGCCTGGGCATGCTGGACCGCTCCCGCCTGGCCCTGTGCACACTTGTCTTCCTTTGTCTGTCCTGTAACCCCCTGGCCTCCCTGCTGGGTGGCTGGACGCTTCCTGGCCCCTCGGATACTGTGGGTATCCACCACAGTTCTGGGCGCAGCATGCTGGGCACCGAGGGCAGAG ATGGCCCTGACTGGGCCCAGTGGCTGCTGCCCCCTGTGGTCTGGCTGGTCAATGGGCTAGTGGTGCTGGCCTTCTTGGCATTTCTCTTTGTCTGTGGGGAGCCGGTGACACGGCCCCACTCTGGCCCTGCTGTGAACTTCTGGAGACATCGCAAGCAGGCTGACCTGGACCTGGCCCGG GGGGACTTCGCCCAGGCTGCTCAGCAGCTGTGGCTGGCCTTGCAGGCACTGGGCAGgcccctgcccacctcccacCTGGACCTGGCCTGCAGCCTGCTCTGGAACCTCATTCGCCACCTGCTGCAGCGACTCTGGGTGGGCCGCTGGCTGGCCGGCCATGCTGGGGGCCTGAGAAGGGACTGTACCTTGAGGGCGGACGCACGCACCAGCGCCCGAGATGCGGCCCTCGTCTACCATAAGCTGCACCAGCTGCACACCATGG GGAAGTACACGGGTGGGCACCTGGCTGCCACCAACCTGGCACTGAGTGCTCTGAACCTGGCAGAGTGTGCGGGGGATGCTGTGTCCATGGCAACGCTGGCGGAGATCTATGTGGCAGCTGCCCTGAGGGTCAAGACCAGTCTGCCCAGGGTCCTGCACTTTCTGACA cgCTTCTTCCTGAGTAGCGCCCGCCAGGcctgcctggcacagagtggCTCAGTGCCTCTTGCCATGCAGTGGCTCTGCCACCCCGTGGGCCACCGTTTCTTCGTGGATGGGGACTGGGCCGTGCGCAGTGCCCCGCGGGAAAGCCTGTACAGCTTGGCCGGGAACCCAG TGGACCCCCTGGCCCAGGTGACACAGCTTTTCCGTGAACATCTCCTGGAGCGTGCACTGAACTCTgtggcccagcccagccccaaccccagccccgggTCAGCTGATGGGGACAG GGAATTCTCAGATGCCCTCGGATACCTGCAGCTGCTGACCAGTTGTTCTGATGCTGCTGGGGCTCCTGCGTGCAGCTTCTCCATCAGCTCTAGCATGGCTGCCACCACCG GCACAGACCCCGTGGCCAAGTGGTGGGGCTCACTGACGGCGGTGGTGATTCACTGGCTGCGGCGGGATGAGGAGGCAGCTGAGCGGCTCTACCCCTTGGTGGAGCATCTGCCCCGTGCCCTGCAGGAGACCGA GAAACCCCTGCCCAAGGCGGCCCTGCACTCCTTCAAGGCTGCCCGGGCTGTGTTGGGTCGTGGAAAGGCAGAGTCTGGCCCAGCCAACCTGGCCATCTGTGAGAAGGCCAGCGGGTACCTGAGGGACAGCCTGGCCACCACACCAACTGGCAGCTCCATTGACAAG GCCATGCAGCTGCTCCTGTGTGACCTGCTCCTGGTGGTCCGCACTAGCCTGTGGAGGCAGCAGCAGCCCCCAACTTCAGCACAGGTGGCTCAGGGTGCTGGCAGCGGGCCCCAGGCCTCTGCCCTCGAGCTACGTGGCTTCCAAAGGGACCTGAGCGGCCTGAGGTGTCTGGCACAGAGCTTCCGTCCTGCCATGAGGAGG GTGTTCTTACACGAGGCCACAGCCCGGCTGATGGCAGGGGCCAGCCCTACCCGAACACACCAACTCTTGGACCGCAGTCTGAGGAGGAGGGCAGGTCCTGGTGGCAAAG GCGCGGCGGGGGAGCTGGACCCGCGGCCCACGCGGCGGGAGCACGCAGAAGCTCTGCTACTGGCCTCCTGCTACCTGCCGCCCGGCTTCCTCTCGGCGCCGGGGCAGCGCGTGGGCATGCTGACCGAGGCGGCTCGCACGCTTGAGAAGCTGGGCGATCACCGGCTTCTGCACGACTGCCAGCAGATGCTCATGCGCCTGGGTGGTGGGACTACAGTTACCTCCAGCTAG